CACGGGGCCGGACGTCGGGCGCGGGCGAGCGGACACGCTGGTTGAAGTTGTGCTCGGTCTCCAGAATGTTTCTGCCCAGCTCCACCAGGTCGTCAGGGGTGAGGCGCAGGCCGTGCATGGCGTTTATGGTGTCCACCATGGCCTCGAAGGTCCGCCCCTGTTCCAGGATGGCCAGCACCACGAAGCGGCAGAAGCCGGTGGAGTCCATAGCCGCGGAGGCGATGCGCAGGTTCCGGGAGACTTGCTCCCGGCTCTTGGGTGAAAGCAGGTGGGAACCGTCGTTCGGAGACCGGAGGCGCTCGGCGGCCTCCCTCCCGTCCGCGTCCTCGCGGAGGGCTTGGTCGCTGCGGGGCCAGGCCGGATGGGGGCTGGGCGGCTCCAGCCCGAAACAGGCGGCCATGGTGGACGGGCCGGAAGCCAGGATGCGGCCCAGGTGCGTGCCCTCGCCCGCCTCGCGCACCAGCCGCGCCGCCCTTCGGCGTCGCCGAAGTCGATGACCCGGCTCGCATGGCCAGACCCAGCGCGCGGCCCGTTTCCACCGGGTCCAGGCCGAAGTCCGCTTCCAGGTGGTCCAGTTCGGCCAGGGCGTCGGGGTCGCTGATGCCGCATTCGGCGCTGTGGGACCAGGCGGTCTCGTGCCGGCGGCCA
Above is a genomic segment from Desulfohalovibrio reitneri containing:
- a CDS encoding aldehyde ferredoxin oxidoreductase C-terminal domain-containing protein; this encodes MAACFGLEPPSPHPAWPRSDQALREDADGREAAERLRSPNDGSHLLSPKSREQVSRNLRIASAAMDSTGFCRFVVLAILEQGRTFEAMVDTINAMHGLRLTPDDLVELGRNILETEHNFNQRVRSPAPDVRPR